Proteins encoded by one window of Rouxiella chamberiensis:
- a CDS encoding glycosyltransferase family 4 protein, translating to MKLVFASDCIKYPLTGIGRYALELATQLETRSDITSLRYLNGRTLVEKLPVPVESGEVEPKMRGMLRKNPLITGAYRFVYPWLKSRTLKQAEGAIFHSPNYFLPPSVDRAIATFHDLSIFTWPECHPADRIAFMRKELLLSLRRAQRLVTISEFSRQEIASYFNYPLDKIDMAPLASSGQFYARSSAETADLMRRLGLKHGHYCLYTGTIEPRKNIGTLLDAYEKLPISLRAHYPLVLCGYSGWGSEAIHQRFERGEREGWIKYLGYMASQDLPLLFAGARAFLFPSLYEGFGLPVLEAMSSEVPVVCSNAASLPEVVGEAALVCEPLDVEGFTQAIQRAIEDTVWRSEAITAGLHQAGGFSWAHCADETLKAYKKL from the coding sequence ATGAAGCTAGTCTTTGCGTCAGACTGCATAAAGTATCCCCTGACCGGGATTGGGCGTTATGCGCTGGAGTTAGCCACGCAGCTTGAAACCCGCAGCGACATTACCTCGCTGCGTTATCTCAACGGACGAACACTGGTAGAAAAGTTGCCCGTGCCGGTCGAGAGCGGTGAGGTCGAGCCGAAGATGCGGGGCATGTTACGCAAGAATCCGTTGATTACCGGAGCCTATCGGTTTGTCTACCCGTGGCTCAAGTCGCGCACCTTGAAGCAGGCCGAAGGGGCTATATTTCATTCACCCAACTACTTTTTGCCGCCAAGCGTTGACCGCGCCATCGCGACGTTTCATGACCTGTCGATTTTTACCTGGCCCGAGTGTCATCCCGCCGACCGTATCGCATTTATGCGCAAGGAATTATTGCTGTCGCTGCGTCGTGCGCAACGGCTGGTGACTATCTCGGAATTCTCGCGACAGGAGATAGCCAGCTATTTCAATTATCCGCTGGATAAAATCGATATGGCGCCCCTGGCGAGCAGCGGTCAGTTTTATGCACGCTCGAGCGCAGAAACAGCCGATCTCATGCGTCGACTGGGTTTGAAACATGGTCACTATTGCCTGTATACGGGCACTATCGAGCCACGTAAAAATATTGGCACACTTCTGGATGCCTATGAGAAATTACCGATTTCACTCAGGGCGCACTATCCGCTAGTGTTATGCGGATATTCAGGATGGGGCAGCGAGGCGATTCACCAGCGCTTTGAGCGCGGCGAGCGCGAAGGGTGGATCAAGTATCTGGGCTATATGGCTTCGCAGGATCTGCCGTTGCTGTTTGCCGGCGCGCGTGCGTTTTTGTTCCCTTCGCTTTATGAAGGTTTTGGCTTGCCGGTTCTTGAAGCCATGTCTTCCGAAGTGCCTGTGGTGTGCTCGAATGCGGCTTCATTACCCGAGGTCGTGGGCGAGGCGGCACTGGTTTGTGAACCTCTCGATGTCGAGGGGTTTACTCAGGCGATTCAGCGCGCGATTGAAGACACGGTCTGGCGCAGTGAGGCCATCACCGCCGGACTTCATCAGGCCGGAGGGTTCTCCTGGGCACATTGTGCGGACGAGACTCTCAAGGCTTATAAAAAGCTGTAA